CGCCGCCGCGCAGGCCCACCCACAGCCGGAACTGCATTTGCGAGCCGATCGCAAGGTCGCGTACGAGCACGTAGCCGACGTGATGTCCTATGCGCAATCGAGCGGGTTGGCCAAGATCGGATTCGTGACCGAGCCCAAAGCGCACTGATTCGCGGCCATCACGTCACCTTCGAAGCCTCGTAATGGGTTACACAACACCACGTCGCGTATCGCCCCCTGCGCGAGCGCCGGCGAGCGCGGCCTTGACTGCCGTGCCCGGGCCAACCCTAGCCGCCGGCTAACGGCTAGGGGCTACTTTTTCCGCCTACCGCACACTGGGCCGCGGTTTAGTTGGACCCTGCAAGCGCGGCAGGCGACGCTCAACGCCCAACGGCGCAAGGCCCGCCGTGTCACGGCGCAGCATACGCAACTGTGCCGCCGGCGCTGGCCCAATCGAGTCGATGCTGGTCTGGCGCGAAGCATCAGCCAGTCCTGCCCCCACGAGCAACTTGGCTTCCAGCTTCAAGTTGGTCAGGCGCGCCGGATCCTGCAAGGCGGTGCGCTGCGCCAGCAGCTGGCTCCAGGCGTTGTCGCCGTAATTGACCACGTAGTAATCTTGCCCACTCGGGTCGGCCAACACCGCGCCACAGCCATCGAGCCGCACTTGCATGTCGGTGGCCTTCATCGCGAACGTCTTGCGGCTGGTCAAGCCATCGCCATACGCCAACGTCAGCGGAATAGTCCACTGTGTGCCCGGATACCGATTCTGGTTCGGAAACGGCTGCTGTTTCAGCGTCACGACCGTCTGGTTGGCGCTCAGATCACAGCGCGTGTCGAGCGAAACCAGCGGAATGCCAGTCTGCCGCACGAAGCTGTCGCCGATCGCCGCCATCGGCTCGCCGCTGGCTTTGGCCAGTTCGTCCCACAACCGCTTGGGCGTGGCGTTGCCCAGCGCATAATCAGCCAAGTAGGACTGCAACGCGCTGCGCAGCACTGGCTCGCCCAAATAGCCCTCGATCATCTTGAGCACCTGGCCGCCCTTGTTATAGACGAACGTGCCCGCACCCAGCACGAAATCATTGGACGCGTACGCGCTGAAGTTGGGTTGAACCGGAAATGCCGATGACTTCAAGTCCGCCGCAATCACACGGTATTTATTCTTGACCTCGTCGGCCCAACTGAAACGGTCCGGAAAAAAGCGGATCTTGGTCTTGTTCTCAAAGAACGTCGCAAACGACTCATTCAGCCACACGTCGTCCCACCAGTCCAGCGTAACCAGATCGCCGAACCATTGATGCGCAGCCTCATGCGTGAGCACGGTCAGGCCGTAGTCCGACATCGGCGTACCAGGAGGCGGCAGGATGTCGTCCGCGAACTCCAGGATCGCGCCCCAGTTTTCCATTCCGCCGAAGTTCAGGTCTTTTTGCTCTTTGAACGCGTCGTTTGCGGCGACCGTGTCGAACTTGGTGAGCGGCAGCGGGATACCCGTATAGCGGTAATAGAAATCCAGGGCCTGCTTGGTCTGGTTCATCGCAGGACGCGCCCACTCCTTCATGCCAGGCGGCGTGAAGATGCGCAGGTGCAGCCCCTTGCCATCCGGCAGCGGGCTCGAAAAGTCGTCCTCGAGCACATCGAACTGCCCGCCGCCGAAGAACAGCAGATAGGACGGCATCGGCGGCGTCTTCTCGAACGATACACGCTTGTAGCCACCATCGATGTCCACCGGCGGCAGCTCCGCCGCATTGGACACAACCCGCCAATGGCTCGGCACGTCGGCGCTCACCTCATAGGTTGGTCGGAACGCCGGTTCATCCCAGCCCGGAAACCACTGGCGCGCGAGGTCCGATTCGCCCTGGGTGAGAATCGCGCCGCTGGTGGTGCCATCCGTTGCCTTCAAGTCGACGCGGAACACGCCTTCGGCGGCCGAGCAGCCGGGATAGGGATCATCACCGCAACTTCCGCCGGTGTGAGTGGCCGGATCGTCATAGGTCTTGAAGTTGATGATGCCCTGCCACTCCATATGCAGCGAATAGGTGCCCGCCGCAATTTGCCCGCTCACGGGACGAAGCTGATAATAATCCCCCTTGTCCTGCGGCACCGCCGTCAGCGGAACATTGCCCGGCTGCAGCGTGATTGAGCCGTTGATGAAGTTGATCCGGTGCCCCGCGACGACAATCGCGTTGACCGGCTCGCGTACCTTGATCTGAACGTCAGCGCGGCCCTGGAACGCTGATAACGCCGGATTCGGCCGGAACCACAGCTTGTAGTTCAGCGGCACCACGGTGTCGGGCATTTCGACCGGAGACACCGTCTTGACCACTGCCGGGTTGGCGGCGATCGGCGCGGTGGGGACCGTGAGCGGCGCATCGGATGACGGCGGCAGCACAGCTACGGTACGGCTGGCCGTACTCTGGGGCCCGTCTCCACCCCCGCATCCGCTCAACGCAAGCAACGCGGCCACCGTCACGCACGGAAGCCATACTCCAAAACGAGTGAGCATAAAAAAACCTCGAGTGAGAAAGCAATGGGTTGATATGTCATTTCTGCTGCTTACTTCCTCACTCGCGCGTTGCGCCATATCGTCGGCGCACGGTCGCCCCGTATGCATGGATCGCGGACGTCATGCGTCCACCCGCATTGCCATGCAGCAATGCTATTTATATGAAATACTAAAAATTAGGTATCCAAAATCTACTACACAGACGGGCAGACCGTGCCACTGAATCAGCAACCGTGGTTTCGCCAACTGGAATGCGCCACATCCAGCTCGGGGTTTTCCCTGCTGTCGCGAACTGACTCGCCTGGAGACAGTACAAAGATTAAGAGCACGCGCATTCGCGTGTCAACTTTCTTTCAAAATTTTTCTTTCGTAATGGGCAAAGAATACTACCCATATACTATCCATCGTTATCGGAAATTATTGTCGCGTTTCGCACTACATTACGATTTTGAAAGGTAAATAGGTAACGCGGCGCGGTCGCTTCGATTAGCCGATCAAAACCGGGGGCGCAGGTCTACCATTACGCTGCACTTGCCCTCTAAGGCGATTTCGCGCACGACGGAAGTTGGGGCTCCACGCGTGTTGCAACTCAGCTCGCGCACTCCACCTGCTATCGCCGTAGTCGATGGCAAGGCTCGCTCGCAACGGCGCGATCCGTGGCAAAGGGTGATCGGTACCCCGGTTGCGGGCATGCGAGTTATCGGCAGCCAGTTCAACGTCGCCCCGAAGTGCGGCCGTGTCTAGCACGCGGCACTTGCCACCGAGTTCGATATCATAGAATTGCGCTTTACGCCGCGATACACGGCTTGCTTCAGTGCCAGGTTTTATTGCCAATCCGCCCACCGGCACCCTGGATGATGCCAGCGCAATGACGGCCCATCCAAAGCTCGACTCGCAAACAGGCGAGATCATCACCTTTATATGGACTGGCAAAACATGGGCTCTGCTACGATGTCGCCGACTCGGACAGCATACAACGCGTGGACACCATAGTGCGAGGCCCGAACAAGCTTTGCGAACACGCGTTAGCTAAACGCGGAGCATTATTTCCCGCGCGCCTGGCCTCGCACGATGCAAGCCGTTGCGACGAGCCGCTCCCGCATGCTCGGCCGCGTGTCCCACAGACGTGTAAACTGCTGTCTTTTTGACTCTGGTGGTATGGTACAAGTCCCTCGGCACGCGGCGTCCGGCGCCCCGACGCTTGTTCGTCTGCTTGCGCGGCTCGCGCATCTCGATGTAGCCGAATCCGGACAACCGTTGCCGGACCAACTGAGCCAATGGCTTGCTTGGACCGACGCCATCGCGTTATCGACGGCGCTCAACACCAACGCGCACGGCGCCGCATCGGAGGCGGTCGGGGTGGTGCACGGGGGCGAGAACGACGCGTCGGCGCATAGTGTCGCCGTGCGCACGTCGCTGATCCGCCGCATCGATGCCGCTTGCGGCTTCGCTGCCGGGGCACGGCACGCGACCACGCCCGCGGCGTTGCGCGGGACGAGCGGCGACACCGTGCTCGACTACGCTGATTTTCGCCACCGCTACGTCGGCGTGCAACATGCGATGGCAACGGATATCGGTGTGCTGCGAAGGCGGCTGCGCGTAATGCTGTCAGTGCGCTCGCCCAATATGGCGCGGCTGTGCGCCGTCGATACCGTCATGGAGCAAGCACTGGCGGCACGCGAGCATCAACTGCTGGCCAACGTGCCCGCGTTGCTCGGCGCACATTTTGCCCGCTTGCGCGACGCCGCGCCTCCGCCCGCGCCGCCGGCACAGACAAACATGCCACAGCAGACGTGCACGCAAGTTCCGCTAACCGGCGCGCCGCCCGTGGGCACGCCCCGCACATGGCTGGACGTATTCCGCAACGACATGCGCAGCGTGCTGATCGCCGAACTCGATGTCCGATTTCAACCGGTGCAGGGACTGCTCTCGGCCTACCGTACCTGCTAACCCACCTGCTATGACCCGCTTTCGCTTTAATATTGTTGTCTTCCTGGCCGGCCTGGCCGTCGTAGGCTGGATCGGCGCCGGCTACCTCGGCTCTAACCCGCTAGCCTCGGCCGTCACGCTGCTGATCGGTGGCGGTTATCTCGCGGGCGCCCTGGAATTGCGCCGCTACCAACAGGCCACTGTCACGTTGACGCGTGCCGTAGCCGGCCTGTCCGCCCCCCCGCCGGCGCTGGAGCCCTGGCTGGCACAATTGCATCCCGGTTTGCGCGGCGCGGTGCGCCTGCGGCTGGACGGTCAGCGAGTCGCGTTGCCGGGTCCGGTGTTGACGCCCTATCTGGTGGGATTGCTGGTGCTGCTCGGCATGCTGGGCACCCTGCTCGGCATGGTGACGACGCTGCGCGGCACCGGCGCCGCGCTGCAAAGCGCGACCGATCTGGACGCCGTCCGGGCCTCGCTTGCCGCGCCGGTCAGCGCACTGGGCTTCGCGTTCGGCACGTCGATTGCAGGCGTGGCAGCATCCGCCATGCTGGGGCTGCTTTCCGCGCTGTGCCGACGCGAGCGCACCGAGGCCGCGCAGCAACTCGATACGGCCATCGCGACGACATTGCGGGCCCATTCGAGCGCCCACCAGCGCGAGACGAGTTTTCAGCTCTTGCAGCGGCAAGCCGATGCGATGCCTGCACTGGTCGATCGGCTGCAAACGATGATCACGCACATCGAGCAACAAACACGGACATTGAACGAGCAACAGCTCGCCGGGCAGCAAGCCTTCCTCGAAAAGGTCGAGGACGCGCACGCGCACCTCACCTCGTGCGTGGCGCAATCGTTGAAAGAATGCGTGGCCGACAGCGCCCGCGCCGCGGGTACGGCGCTGCAGCCGGTCGTCCAGGCGACGATGGCCGGCCTGGCGCGCGATACGGCATCGCTGCACGATACCATCGCCGGCGCCGTGCAGCAGCAGTTGCATGCGCTGTCCACGAGCCTGGACGCGACCACGCGCAACGTGGCGGCGGTCTGGAATGAGGCATTGGCCGACCATCGACAATCCAATGACGCGCTGCTCGAGCACCTTCGCGTCTCGGCTGACCGATTCGCAGAGGCGGCTGAACAACGCGCCGCGACCCTGTTGCAGACGCTGTCGGCACGTTTGGAAGCCAACGTGGCGACGCTTGCCCAGACTTGTCAGCATACGCTAACGCGGCAGGAGCAGGCCGCAGAGCAACGCGCCGCGGACCATCAGCACGCGCTCGAAGCGGCCGTTGCGGCGCTCGCACAGCGCTCGATGGCATCGTTGGATGCAATGGAGCAATCGCAAGCGCAGCTGCGCACCGAACTGCAATCGCAGGACGAACACCGGTTGGCCACCTGGACCACGGCGCTGACTTCCATGGCCACCACGTTGCGCCAACAATGGGATGAAACCAGCATGCGCGCAGCCGCGCAGCAGCAACAGATCTGCGATACGCTGGCGCATACGGCGCAACAAATCTCGGCGCAGGCCACCGAGCAAGCCACCGAGACGATGGCGCAGATCGGCAAGCTCGTGCAGGTCGCGTCGCAGGCGCCGCTGGCCGCAGCACAAGTGATCGCCGAGTTGCGCCAGCAACTATCCGAGAGCCTCGAGCGCGACACAGCGGTTCTGCAGGAACGCGGCCGCGTGCTCGAAACGCTGGCGACGCTACTCGACGCGGTCAACCATGCGTCCAACGAGCAGCGCTCAGCCATCAACGCACTGGTCGCGACATCGGCAAGCTTGCTGGAGCGCGTCGGCAACCGGTTCACTGACGAGGTCCAGGCCGGCACGCGGCAACTGGAGGCCGCCGCGACGCAACTCACCAGCGGCGCGGTCGAAGTAGCCAGCTTGGGCGAGGCGTTCGGCGTGGCGGTCCAGTCCTTTGGCGCGTCCAACGATACGCTGGTCGCGCATTTGCAGCGCATCGAAGCGGCGCTGGACAAATCGCTGGCACGCAGTGACGAGCAACTCGCTTACTACGTCGCGCAAGCGCGGGAAGTCATCGATCTAAGCATGATGTCGCAGAAGCAGATTATCGAGGAGTTGCAACAGCTCGCTACGCAGCAAGGGCGTGCGGGAGCCGAAGCGCCATGAACGACGACATTGACGGCGGCGTGGAAGCGGCCGCGCCCATCTGGGCCGCGTTTGCCGACTTGATGTCAGTATTGCTGGGCGCGTTCGTGCTGATCCTGGTCGGCGTCATCGGTATGCAACTGCAACTATCGGCCAAACTCGAGAACGAAGTTCGGCAACGGCAAATGGAAACACAGCGCCGCAAGACGCTCGAACAGGTATTGGCCGGGCCGCTAGCCGCCGGACGCGTGACGCTGGTGAACGGCCGTATCGGCATCAGCGGCAGCGTGCTGTTCGCGCTGAATTCGGACCAGTTGCAGCCCGAAGGTCGTGAGCTATTGAAAAGTCTCGCCAAGCCGCTTCGCTCATACCTGAGCGCCCGTGACGAGATCCTGATGGTGAGCGGTTTTGCCGATGACCAGCAGGTCCGCGCGGGCAATCGTCGCTTCGCCGATAACTGGGAATTGTCGGCACAGCGCGCGTTGACGGTGACGCGCGCGTTCATCTCGGAAGGTGTGCCAGCCTCGTCAGTATTCGCCGCCGCGTTCGGCTCCGAGCAGCCGGTAAGCTCGAATGCCGACGACGCTGGACGGGCTCGCAACCGGCGCGTGGAGATCGCCGCGGTGCCTAGGCCATCCGCCATGAACGGTGAACGCCGTGAGCCATAGCGAAACGCATGCGCGGGCTCGGCTCGACGCATGGCGGGCATCCGGCGCCGATCGGTTGGACCCGGTGCGCTTTTGCTTCATCGACGCGCTAGAGCGACGCACGGCCGGTCACGTCGGCGCGGTGCGACGCCGCTTGGAGCGCCGGCTTGGCGAGCTGCTAAATGCATATGCCGCTGATCTCGAGCGGGCGGATCCCCGCGTCGGCAACGCAGATGCCGCAACGACATCACGCGAACCCGCAGACCCTACACTCGCGACGGTGCTCGACTACATCGCCGCGCGCAAACGCGCGCATGGCGATGCCAGCGCCCCTGCCGCCGCATCGCACCCCGGGTCCGATCCAGGGCCGGCGACGCTGGATTATTTCAGAAAGACCTGGGCCAAGGTCCGCATCGAAAAGCAGCTTCGGCAATCGCTCAACCAAGTGCCGAGGAATGCCGGTCCGCTCAATTCCAGCAGTCTCGTGCATCGCTCGCTTTCGTTGATGCGCGAATTGTCGCCCGGGTATCTACAGCAGTTCCTCGCGTACGCGGACACGTTATCGTGGATGGAGCAATTAAATAGCGGGGACCCGGCCTCGGCCAAGGACACCGTGCGTGCCGCCGTTGCCCGTAAGAGCGCCCGAGGCAAATCGCGCTGAAGCGGTGCGCCATTCGGCACCCTCCGTGCGAGGCGCCCGCCGACATTATTC
This sequence is a window from Mycetohabitans rhizoxinica HKI 454. Protein-coding genes within it:
- a CDS encoding M1 family metallopeptidase; the protein is MLTRFGVWLPCVTVAALLALSGCGGGDGPQSTASRTVAVLPPSSDAPLTVPTAPIAANPAVVKTVSPVEMPDTVVPLNYKLWFRPNPALSAFQGRADVQIKVREPVNAIVVAGHRINFINGSITLQPGNVPLTAVPQDKGDYYQLRPVSGQIAAGTYSLHMEWQGIINFKTYDDPATHTGGSCGDDPYPGCSAAEGVFRVDLKATDGTTSGAILTQGESDLARQWFPGWDEPAFRPTYEVSADVPSHWRVVSNAAELPPVDIDGGYKRVSFEKTPPMPSYLLFFGGGQFDVLEDDFSSPLPDGKGLHLRIFTPPGMKEWARPAMNQTKQALDFYYRYTGIPLPLTKFDTVAANDAFKEQKDLNFGGMENWGAILEFADDILPPPGTPMSDYGLTVLTHEAAHQWFGDLVTLDWWDDVWLNESFATFFENKTKIRFFPDRFSWADEVKNKYRVIAADLKSSAFPVQPNFSAYASNDFVLGAGTFVYNKGGQVLKMIEGYLGEPVLRSALQSYLADYALGNATPKRLWDELAKASGEPMAAIGDSFVRQTGIPLVSLDTRCDLSANQTVVTLKQQPFPNQNRYPGTQWTIPLTLAYGDGLTSRKTFAMKATDMQVRLDGCGAVLADPSGQDYYVVNYGDNAWSQLLAQRTALQDPARLTNLKLEAKLLVGAGLADASRQTSIDSIGPAPAAQLRMLRRDTAGLAPLGVERRLPRLQGPTKPRPSVR
- a CDS encoding DUF802 domain-containing protein, yielding MTRFRFNIVVFLAGLAVVGWIGAGYLGSNPLASAVTLLIGGGYLAGALELRRYQQATVTLTRAVAGLSAPPPALEPWLAQLHPGLRGAVRLRLDGQRVALPGPVLTPYLVGLLVLLGMLGTLLGMVTTLRGTGAALQSATDLDAVRASLAAPVSALGFAFGTSIAGVAASAMLGLLSALCRRERTEAAQQLDTAIATTLRAHSSAHQRETSFQLLQRQADAMPALVDRLQTMITHIEQQTRTLNEQQLAGQQAFLEKVEDAHAHLTSCVAQSLKECVADSARAAGTALQPVVQATMAGLARDTASLHDTIAGAVQQQLHALSTSLDATTRNVAAVWNEALADHRQSNDALLEHLRVSADRFAEAAEQRAATLLQTLSARLEANVATLAQTCQHTLTRQEQAAEQRAADHQHALEAAVAALAQRSMASLDAMEQSQAQLRTELQSQDEHRLATWTTALTSMATTLRQQWDETSMRAAAQQQQICDTLAHTAQQISAQATEQATETMAQIGKLVQVASQAPLAAAQVIAELRQQLSESLERDTAVLQERGRVLETLATLLDAVNHASNEQRSAINALVATSASLLERVGNRFTDEVQAGTRQLEAAATQLTSGAVEVASLGEAFGVAVQSFGASNDTLVAHLQRIEAALDKSLARSDEQLAYYVAQAREVIDLSMMSQKQIIEELQQLATQQGRAGAEAP
- a CDS encoding DUF3348 domain-containing protein; the protein is MVQVPRHAASGAPTLVRLLARLAHLDVAESGQPLPDQLSQWLAWTDAIALSTALNTNAHGAASEAVGVVHGGENDASAHSVAVRTSLIRRIDAACGFAAGARHATTPAALRGTSGDTVLDYADFRHRYVGVQHAMATDIGVLRRRLRVMLSVRSPNMARLCAVDTVMEQALAAREHQLLANVPALLGAHFARLRDAAPPPAPPAQTNMPQQTCTQVPLTGAPPVGTPRTWLDVFRNDMRSVLIAELDVRFQPVQGLLSAYRTC
- a CDS encoding OmpA family protein, with the translated sequence MNDDIDGGVEAAAPIWAAFADLMSVLLGAFVLILVGVIGMQLQLSAKLENEVRQRQMETQRRKTLEQVLAGPLAAGRVTLVNGRIGISGSVLFALNSDQLQPEGRELLKSLAKPLRSYLSARDEILMVSGFADDQQVRAGNRRFADNWELSAQRALTVTRAFISEGVPASSVFAAAFGSEQPVSSNADDAGRARNRRVEIAAVPRPSAMNGERREP
- a CDS encoding DUF2894 domain-containing protein, translated to MNAVSHSETHARARLDAWRASGADRLDPVRFCFIDALERRTAGHVGAVRRRLERRLGELLNAYAADLERADPRVGNADAATTSREPADPTLATVLDYIAARKRAHGDASAPAAASHPGSDPGPATLDYFRKTWAKVRIEKQLRQSLNQVPRNAGPLNSSSLVHRSLSLMRELSPGYLQQFLAYADTLSWMEQLNSGDPASAKDTVRAAVARKSARGKSR